The Proteiniborus ethanoligenes DNA window TTATTCTTTCTCTTGATAGTACAATCCCTTGATTGTAGAGTAAATATTTTAGTAGCTCAAATTCCTTGTATGTTAGCTGACAGTCCTCACCATTTATTGTTACTATATGCCTTTCATCATCTAGCATAATGTTACCATAGCTTAATATTTTTTTATTGTCTTCTTGATTTGTTCGCCTAAGCAGTGCTTTGACACGAGATATCAACTCCATGACACCAAAAGGTTTAGAAATATAATCATCTGCACCTGCATCCAGTCCTTTAACCTTGTCAAGCTCAGTAGTTTTAGCAGTTACCATAATAATGGGAATGTGTTTTGTTTTTTTCTGGCCACGCAAATTTTTAAGTATGCTAAGTCCATCTTCATTAGGCAACATAATATCCAATAAAACAAGATTAGGTAATTGTTCTTTACAAGCAGCATAAAAATCTACACTGTTTTCAAAAGATTTTACTAAATACCCACTACTTTGCAGTGCATAGCTTTCTAATTCTCTTATGTTTTCATCGTCTTCAACAATATATATCATAATTATTTCCTTTCATTTTTATGTTTCCCTGTAATGGAAAAAGCAACCCATTCAGCAATATTTACTGCATGATCTCCTATACGTTCAAAGTATTTTGCTATCATTAAAAAATCTATTGCCTGTTCTCCATTGTTAACATCCTCACGTATTAAATCTATTAGCTCATTTTTCACTGTATTGAATAAATCGTCTACAACATCATCATAATCCTCAACAGCATAGGCTAATACTAAATCACGAGCTACAAAGGCATCAATACTATCCTTCACCATTTTAATAGTTGCCTTTGCCATCTGATGAACATGCTCTAGCTTTTTAATATATTCCTTATCTATAAATCTTAAAGTAATTTCTGAAATATCTGCCGCATGATCTCCTATACGCTCCATATCAGTAATCATTTTTAGCGCTGTAGAAATCAATCTTAAATCCGTAGCTACTGGCTGCTGTTGTAATAAAAGCTTTAGGCATTGGCGTTCAATATCTTTTTCTTTTTCATCTATTATTTCATCAAATATAATAGCCTCTTTAGCAAGGTTTTCATCTTTTTTTATTAATGCTTCTACAGCTTTTTCAATGGCATTTTCAATTAGTAAACCCATTTCTATTAGCTCAGTATTTAAAAGTTCTAATTCTTTATCAAATCTATTACGCATAGTCATTAACCAAACCTTCCTGTAATATAGTCTTCAGTGCGTTTATCTTTAGGCATAGAAAATATATCCTCAGTTGCACCGTATTCAATAACCTCTCCTAGCAATATAAAAACAGTTTTATCAGACACTCTAACTGCCTGCTGCATATTATGCGTAACTATAATAATAGTATAATTCTTTTTAAGTTCTAGTACAAGGTCTTCGATTTTTGAAGTTGAGATAGGATCTAAGGCAGAAGTTGGCTCATCCATAAGTAATACCTCTGGTTGAATTGCTAAGGCTCTTGCAATACAAAGTCTTTGTTGCTGTCCACCAGATAAGCCTAATGCATCTTTTTTTAATCTATCCTTAACTTCATCCCATATGGCAGCATTTCTCAATGCAGTTTCTACAATTTCATCTAATTCCATTTTTGAACGTATTCCATGAATTCTTGGCCCATAAGCAATGTTATCGTATACACTCATCGGAAACAAATTAGGCTTTTGAAACACCATGCCCACACGTTTTCTAAGCTGATTAATATCTATATCACCATAAATGTTTTCTCCATCAAGCAAGATTTCTCCAGTAATTCTACACCCTTCTACTAAATCATTCATCCGGTTAAGGGTTTTAAGAAGGGTTGATTTTCCACAGCCTGACGGGCCTATTAGAGCTGTAATCTTATTACTTTGTAATGTAAGATTAATATCCTTTAGTCCTAAAATATCCCCATAATATAATTCTAAGTTTCTAATATTAAATTTATCGTCCATAAATATTTATCCTTTCACTATTTTTTTTGCTACATATGCCGAAAACCAGTTGATTAATAAAACAATAATAATCAAAACTACAGCAGTAGCATAGGCCTCATTAGTATGCAGTCCTTCACTAGACAAGGCATACATATGAATGGCAAGAGTACGTCCAGATGAGAGTAGGCTAGATGGAACTTCTGCTACTGTTCCAGCTGTGTATATAAGTGCTGCTGTTTCACCAACAATTCTACCAATAGCAAGAATAATACCTGCTAATATACCAGGAAGAGCTGAAGGTAGCACAATTTTAAATATAGTTCTCAATTTTCCTGCTCCTAAACCAAAGCTTCCCTCTCTATATGAACTAGGTACTGACTTTAAAGCTTCTTCTGTAGTTCGCATAATAAGAGGTAATATCATAATGGCAAGAGTAAATGCCCCAGCTAACAGTGAAAACCCCCAGCCAAGAGTAGTTACGAAAAAAAGTAATCCGAATAACCCATATACAATAGAGGGGATACCCGAAAGAGTCTCTGAGGTTAGTCTTATAATTCCAACTATTTTATTATCTCGCTTAGCATATTCAACTAAATAAATAGCGGAAAATATTCCTAATGGTGCAGATATAAGAAGAGATAACAAAACCATAATAAGTGTATTAAATAAAGCTGGCATGAGTGATACGTTTTCTGAGTTGTATTTCCATGCAAAAAGGTCAAGAGAAAGATTGGGAATACCTTTAAATAATATATAGCCAACTAAAAACAGAAGAGCAGAAAATGTAAAAACAGCTGCAAACAATACTGATAAGAATAAAAATAAAGACAAAGGATTTTTCT harbors:
- the pstB gene encoding phosphate ABC transporter ATP-binding protein PstB, with amino-acid sequence MDDKFNIRNLELYYGDILGLKDINLTLQSNKITALIGPSGCGKSTLLKTLNRMNDLVEGCRITGEILLDGENIYGDIDINQLRKRVGMVFQKPNLFPMSVYDNIAYGPRIHGIRSKMELDEIVETALRNAAIWDEVKDRLKKDALGLSGGQQQRLCIARALAIQPEVLLMDEPTSALDPISTSKIEDLVLELKKNYTIIIVTHNMQQAVRVSDKTVFILLGEVIEYGATEDIFSMPKDKRTEDYITGRFG
- the pstA gene encoding phosphate ABC transporter permease PstA; this encodes MEYINKQSLISQLKTYKKNPLSLFLFLSVLFAAVFTFSALLFLVGYILFKGIPNLSLDLFAWKYNSENVSLMPALFNTLIMVLLSLLISAPLGIFSAIYLVEYAKRDNKIVGIIRLTSETLSGIPSIVYGLFGLLFFVTTLGWGFSLLAGAFTLAIMILPLIMRTTEEALKSVPSSYREGSFGLGAGKLRTIFKIVLPSALPGILAGIILAIGRIVGETAALIYTAGTVAEVPSSLLSSGRTLAIHMYALSSEGLHTNEAYATAVVLIIIVLLINWFSAYVAKKIVKG
- the phoU gene encoding phosphate signaling complex protein PhoU encodes the protein MRNRFDKELELLNTELIEMGLLIENAIEKAVEALIKKDENLAKEAIIFDEIIDEKEKDIERQCLKLLLQQQPVATDLRLISTALKMITDMERIGDHAADISEITLRFIDKEYIKKLEHVHQMAKATIKMVKDSIDAFVARDLVLAYAVEDYDDVVDDLFNTVKNELIDLIREDVNNGEQAIDFLMIAKYFERIGDHAVNIAEWVAFSITGKHKNERK
- a CDS encoding response regulator transcription factor; translation: MIYIVEDDENIRELESYALQSSGYLVKSFENSVDFYAACKEQLPNLVLLDIMLPNEDGLSILKNLRGQKKTKHIPIIMVTAKTTELDKVKGLDAGADDYISKPFGVMELISRVKALLRRTNQEDNKKILSYGNIMLDDERHIVTINGEDCQLTYKEFELLKYLLYNQGIVLSRERIMEQVWGFEFEGESRTVDMHIKTLRQKLGESGKVIKTIRNVGYKIGD